A genomic stretch from Xiphophorus maculatus strain JP 163 A chromosome 16, X_maculatus-5.0-male, whole genome shotgun sequence includes:
- the LOC102223636 gene encoding fascin-2-like, translating into MPTNGINKALKLQFGLINYENRYLTAEAFGFKVNASGISLKKKQIWTLEQDEQDGQVVFLRSHLGRYLASDKAGKVICGAEKPDPECRFLIVPQSDGRWALQSEPYQRYFGGSADYLSCFAQAIGEQELWAVHLALHPQASLLSVARKRYAHLSASDGEISVDSNIPWGVDSLVTLVYLDGKYSLKTCDSRFLSNDGKLVKENSNTTSFTLELKSGKLAFKDCDGKYLAPVGPTGTLRSGRCSKPGKDELFDLEESHPQVVFQAANKRFVSVKQGVSISANQDVETDMETFQMEIDKESKKPMFRTNGGSYWTLVTHGEIQSTATEVEVNTMFDIEWRGHRVALKASNGKYVCTKKNGQLSAVSDTVGDDELLLMKLINRPMLILHGENGFVCHHKNSNTLDANRSVYDIFSLLFDNGAYHIKSVNGKFWFVSSSGLVCSDGEKAEDFFLEFPEHGRVAIKGSNGKYLRGDQGGTLMCDGASVDASCLWEY; encoded by the exons ATGCCCACCAACGGGATTAACAAGGCTCTAAAGCTGCAATTTGGTCTGATTAACTACGAGAACCGCTACCTGACCGCTGAGGCCTTCGGCTTCAAGGTGAATGCCTCAGGCATCAGcctgaagaagaaacaaatctgGACTTTAGAACAGGATGAGCAAGATGGGCAAGTTGTGTTCCTCCGAAGCCACTTAGGACGCTACCTTGCTTCTGATAAAGCTGGAAAGGTCATATGTGGGGCAGAGAAGCCAGACCCTGAGTGTCGTTTCCTTATAGTGCCCCAGTCTGATGGTCGTTGGGCACTGCAATCAGAACCTTATCAGCGTTACTTTGGAGGCTCAGCCGACTATCTGTCCTGCTTTGCCCAAGCCATTGGGGAACAAGAGCTATGGGCTGTTCATCTGGCTTTACACCCACAGGCGAGCCTTCTCAGTGTGGCACGAAAGCGTTATGCCCACCTTTCTGCTTCCGATGGAGAAATCTCAGTAGACAGCAACATTCCCTGGGGAGTGGACTCTCTGGTCACCTTGGTATACCTGGATGGAAAGTACAGTCTGAAGACCTGTGACAGCCGCTTTCTCAGCAATGATGGCAAGCTAGTGAAGGAGAACTCCAACACAACCAGCTTCACGCTGGAGTTGAAGTCTGGGAAGCTGGCCTTTAAGGACTGCGATGGGAAATATCTGGCCCCAGTGGGCCCCACAGGAACCCTGCGATCTGGCCGATGCTCCAAACCCGGAAAAGATGAGCTCTTTGATTTGGAGGAGAGTCATCCACAAGTAGTCTTCCAAGCTGCCAATAAAAGATTTGTTTCAGTCAAGCAAG GAGTGAGtatttcagccaatcaggatgTGGAAACTGACATGGAGACTTTCCAGATGGAGATAGATAAGGAGAGCAAAAAGCCAATGTTCAGGACCAATGGAGGGTCCTACTGGACTCTAGTGACTCATGGAGAGATCCAGTCCACTGCCACAGAGGT aGAGGTCAACACAATGTTTGACATTGAGTGGCGAGGACACAGGGTAGCACTCAAGGCGAGTAATGGAAAGTACGTGTGCACAAAGAAAAATGGGCAGCTCTCAGCGGTCAGCGATACAGTGG GTGATGATGAATTACTTCTGATGAAACTCATCAACCGCCCAATGCTGATCCTTCACGGAGAGAACGGCTTTGTGTGTCACCACAAAAACTCCAACACTCTTGATGCCAATCGATCAGTCTACGACATCTTCTCATTGCTATTCGACAATGGCGCCTACCACATTAAAA GCGTGAATGGAAAGTTCTGGTTTGTCTCAAGCAGTGGCCTCGTCTGTTCAGATGGAGAAAAGGCGGAGGACTTTTTTCTTGAGTTTCCAGAACACGGACGAGTTGCCATCAAGGGATCCAATGGCAAGTACCTCCGTGGGGACCAGGGAGGCACGCTCATGTGTGACGGTGCATCTGTTGATGCATCTTGTCTTTGGGAATACTGA